One Triticum dicoccoides isolate Atlit2015 ecotype Zavitan chromosome 4B, WEW_v2.0, whole genome shotgun sequence genomic window carries:
- the LOC119296192 gene encoding uncharacterized protein LOC119296192 isoform X3, giving the protein MSHPGKFVSVNLNRSYGQSAQSQSGGRPSRPAAPSAGGGGGMVVLSRGRGSSSMAKPQQPKLSVPPPLNLPSLRKEHERFEGATATAGGGVASTPPRSGGAVAGWTKPAPASENPLGSIPAPSGVSRPPSYGFQEKAVVLRGEDFPSLKAAVAPPPPPPVQHRQKDLYGAQAAMPETQLMSLGMRPHVMPSRGAEPLASGGVTGTGLHGSVEKVQTHDLGPLPLVRLRYDADWADDERDTVLSLPDRDSKERGFGRIETMVPGCGLYGATMEHLKNESWGRDSIAPNKEGGQDGLWRSPMPSHNVEKTDGRPYSAGKGSGQLLYHEGITNGASKDLCNTSKDPAVRAYGQIGTELHGSAHVGETAGECYNDNSNNWYRGKSFQNNPISKVMPYLADKGPLVNELGTKFGRDKWLAGVPVRPLVEHIGFDSISAVSFSSIKKKKETTKPSDFHDPVRESFEAELDRILRVQEQERQRVVEEQARVREIARKQDEEREKLIREEEERRRLVEEEARQAVWQAEQETLEAARRVEEQRIAREEEKTRFAMEEERRREAARQKLLELEARIARRRAESNMSDGNLTSAANDEQTLGALKDRDVSRYNNAGERHDISRLGERINTSMSLVASSLNRYSDTVPRALNTMGDGHSGLVDREHEYHSARAAFEDQENLHYSPRCDTLGTKRGSFPKKDSYDGFRASLVEPSSRDQINDSPWALEDYSQGRVPRWDAPRENNCFKQSEFGTHFFNSDRFGDATWLPSGSYGSPNAQQGERMFQNSEANDFSSFTKSCYPMRQPRVPPPPVVTSMHGSAISASIQHANSSFIHDVMRESSSRDDEQTMHSQYGSAHQEVSRQHGTPAEGIVVNEQQNGDRASPVLGSQSSLSVSSPPRSPPHVSHDEMDVSGDSPALPTSADGDRTVVSDNDQAASTLDAANISRIATSSTTSHMDDDEWPSEHNESKQKQDVYDEEGNSYQEDEINDGDGDTLDLANEFTDVHLDLDDEFADEHNTTAETEPVILGFDQGVQVEIPPNSELELTSVKSTELEVGVHLGVLEQELSCGSIDPCDLVMLQDLALDQTNALTDESNVDPSGSTAVPSSKLPQASFAPPIDSSTSAVTYQNEVPVSLQVGLFSGSSLIPTPVRAIQIGSIQMPIHLHNQINPSLAQLLPSSAPLFKFGQLKHARPIAQNVRPHSQAVPSVQPPAPTPHISKQNASSGIPNEMDPNANQNTPRESNLHQRNESEINRMADLNEFHSRLDRTSIEKNASFGLSKGDSQRNNDLSSKRNHKSSFNNTESSQVGSYGKALSGLKAGAVSGGSGRRYGYAVKESNMGSTGSAVETFHKDSRGFQRRSRRNIRRTEFRVRTNVEKNETLASECHDEQNENPVPNGLAREIPVRNVNRKEGTNDASDINGADSSSTSAHYYSKTERIAQKAPSYDRSHCGYKKSRAGGIPEGDANTSLHAGVVRIVRQQGVEMPVDADGFIEVRSKKQIMSVRREQREKENRSKIRMAKAPRKQHQTSLHSSSSSSIYKGTLSLGGEPAKKVSSGSVLAVEGRVLDHAEPSSSFMGDTASMTPIGRPPSANTGPRTNYHAKKPIRSQATSDLITSSAATKLVACLSESNNKTSSIGTPFNMGNWDSSQTNQQVMPLTQIQLEEAMKPAKFEQGGSGFPLESNNALSPTVTMDMAYTSSASPINSLLAGEKIQFVTSPTVLAPITRTISNGLGAPGSSWSEMKIDRNLPGDNSTAAVLFDKEKATTKDQCPNSEEVEAQAEAEAAASAVAVAAICTDEAVGTEASASDKNSFSSKDLTRLTAGAGAITGQPGQSSGEEPLTVALPADLSVDTPSMSLWPSLPSPQVPGPTLSQFPIAQPSHFSCFEMNTMLGAHPFAFGPSDESAGTLGQQPQRSNALPSAQLGAWPSMVDSFYRPPTGFAGPFISPGGIPGVQGPPHMVVYNHFAPLGQFGQMGLGFMGATYIPGDKQPDWKQNQGPSVGISQSDPNNQNVLPGQVTSPSFPTQVPHLRATSIMPIPSPLTMFDMASFQSSAKIQVQPCWPRVPMHSVPLSVQLQRHPIDGTAASQYVDNVVIDKSSTNERFQEPSTSDSNKSFPSIAASQSSDVKQPASSSSDARTAEPSFVRKGVIGNEVPNSNPKSGQVAKMPPKPHQSSLPSDQQFKHPVNNNQDRLARVTQRAGTVNEWQRRSGHPGRSSGSDKKYGTGRMKQIYVAKSSSTSSQAPSS; this is encoded by the exons ATGCCCTCGCGTGGTGCTGAGCCCTTGGCTTCTGGTGGCGTCACAGGTACTGGTCTCCATGGTTCAGTGGAGAAAGTGCAAACTCATGATTTGGGGCCGCTGCCACTGGTGCGGCTTAGGTATGATGCTGATTGGGCTGATGATGAGCGTGATACAGTGCTGAGTCTGCCAGATCGTGACAGTAAAGAGAGGGGATTTGGTAGGATTGAGACCATGGTTCCAGGGTGCGGCCTTTATGGCGCGACAATGGAGCACTTAAAAAATGAGTCCTGGGGGAGAGATTCCATTGCTCCCAATAAAGAGGGCGGGCAAGATGGTTTGTGGCGATCTCCTATGCCAAGCCACAATGTGGAGAAGACAGATGGTCGTCCTTACAGTGCAGGCAAAGGAAGCGGACAATTACTTTACCATGAAGGCATTACTAATGGTGCCTCCAAGGATTTGTGCAATACTAGTAAGGATCCTGCTGTGCGAGCCTATGGACAGATTGGGACTGAACTGCATGGAAGCGCACATGTTGGGGAAACTGCAGGTGAATGTTACAATGATAATTCTAATAACTGGTACAGAGGGAAGTCTTTCCAGAATAATCCCATTTCCAAGGTGATGCCATATCTTGCTGATAAGGGACCTTTAGTTAATGAGCTGGGAACAAAATTTGGCAGGGATAAGTGGCTCGCTGGAGTCCCTGTAAGGCCTTTAGTTGAGCATATCGGTTTTGATAGCATTTCTGCTGTTAGTTTCAgttcaataaagaagaaaaaagaaacaacCAAACCATCAGATTTCCATGATCCAGTAAGGGAGTCATTTGAGGCTGAGCTCGATAGGATCTTGAGGGTACAAGAGCAAGAGAGACAGCGGGTAGTGGAAGAACAGGCCAGAGTCAGAGAAATCGCTCGGAAACAAGATGAGGAGAGGGAGAAGCTgataagagaggaggaggaaaggcgGCGGTTGGTGGAAGAAGAGGCAAGACAGGCTGTTTGGCAAGCCGAGCAAGAGACGCTGGAAGCTGCCAGAAGAGTTGAGGAGCAGAGAATTGCTAGGGAGGAAGAGAAGACGAGGTTTGCTATGGAGGAGGAGCGGCGTAGAGAAGCCGCACGTCAAAAGCTCCTGGAATTGGAGGCAAGGATTGCTAGACGGCGAGCCGAATCAAACATGAGTGATGGAAATCTTACTTCAGCTGCCAATGATGAACAAACACTTGGAGCCTTGAAAGATAGGGATGTGTCACGGTACAATAATGCTGGTGAAAGACATGATATTAGCAGACTGGGTGAGCGCATCAATACCTCCATGTCATTGGTGGCTTCCAGTCTCAACCGGTACAGTGATACAGTTCCAAGGGCGCTCAACACTATGGGAGATGGGCACTCAGGCTTGGTTGATAGAGAACACGAGTACCACAGTGCAAGGGCTGCATTTGAAGACCAAGAAAATCTACATTACAGTCCACGGTGCGACACTTTGGGTACTAAGAGGGGAAGCTTCCCTAAAAAAGATTCTTATGATGGATTTCGGGCATCGTTAGTCGAGCCATCTTCGAGAGACCAAATCAATGATTCACCATGGGCACTGGAAGATTACAGTCAAGGAAGAGTTCCAAGGTGGGATGCACCGAGGGAGAATAACTGTTTTAAGCAGTCTGAATTTGGCACTCATTTTTTTAACAGTGATaggtttggagatgctacttggctgCCTAGTGGTTCCTACGGAAGCCCCAATGCTCAACAAGGAGAGAGAATGTTCCAGAACTCCGAGGCTAATGATTTCTCCTCTTTTACAAAATCCTGCTACCCTATGCGGCAACCACGTGTACCCCCACCACCTGTTGTGACCTCAATGCATGGAAGTGCAATTAGTGCTTCTATTCAACATGCCAATTCATCTTTCATTCATGATGTAATGAGAGAGAGTTCCAGTAGAGATGATGAACAGACTATGCACAGCCAATATGGTAGTGCACACCAAGAGGTATCCCGCCAGCATGGGACACCTGCTGAAGGCATTGTTGTCAATGAGCAGCAAAATGGGGATAGGGCAAGCCCTGTCTTGGGCTCACAATCTTCTCTTTCTGTTTCAAGCCCTCCTAGGTCACCTCCACATGTTTCCCATGACGAGATGGATGTGTCTGGTGATTCGCCTGCACTGCCAACTTCTGCTGATGGTGATCGCACTGTGGTATCTGATAATGACCAAGCAGCTTCAACTTTAGATGCAGCAAACATAAGCAGAATCGCTACCTCAAGCACGACTTCTCACATGGATGATGATGAATGGCCAAGTGAACACAATGAATCCAAGCAAAAACAGGATGTGTATGATGAGGAAGGCAATAGCTACCAAGAAGATGAAATCAATGATGGCGATGGTGATACTCTTGACTTGGCTAATGAGTTCACAGACGTGCATCTTGACTTGGATGATGAGTTTGCAGATGAACATAATACAACTGCAGAAACGGAACCAGTTATACTTGGATTTGATCAGGGTGTACAGGTTGAAATTCCCCCGAATAGTGAGCTTGAATTAACTTCTGTGAAGAGCACAGAACTGGAAGTTGGTGTACACTTGGGCGTCTTGGAGCAAGAGTTGAGTTGTGGTTCAATTGATCCTTGTGACCTTGTTATGCTTCAAGACTTAGCTCTTGATCAAACAAATGCCTTGACCGATGAATCCAATGTTGATCCATCCGGTAGCACAGCTGTGCCAAGTTCCAAGTTACCTCAGGCATCTTTTGCCCCCCCTATTGATTCATCAACATCAGCAGTAACTTACCAGAATGAAGTTCCTGTTAGTCTGCAGGTCGGTTTGTTTTCCGGGTCATCTTTAATACCAACTCCGGTTCGAGCCATTCAGATTGGCTCCATACAGATGCCGATCCATCTCCACAATCAGATTAACCCATCCCTGGCTCAACTGCTCCCTTCATCAGCTCCTTTATTCAAGTTTGGTCAGTTGAAGCATGCCCGCCCTATTGCCCAGAATGTAAGACCACATTCTCAGGCAGTGCCCTCCGTTCAGCCCCCCGCACCAACTCCACATATATCGAAACAGAATGCTTCGAGTGGTATACCTAATGAGATGGATCCAAATGCAAATCAGAATACCCCAAGAGAATCAAATTTGCATCAGCGCAATGAATCTGAAATCAACCGGATGGCTGATTTAAATGAATTTCACAGCCGATTAGACAGAACTTCAATTGAAAAAAATGCATCTTTCGGACTTTCAAAAGGTGATTCTCAGAGGAATAATGATCTCTCCTCAAAGCGGAATCACAAATCTTCTTTCAATAACACAGAATCTTCTCAAGTTGGTTCATATGGGAAAGCCTTGAGTGGCCTAAAGGCAGGCGCTGTATCTGGTGGAAGTGGGAGGAGATACGGTTATGCTGTTAAAGAATCTAATATGGGATCAACAGGCTCAGCTGTTGAAACTTTTCATAAAGATTCCAGAGGATTCCAGAGAAGGTCTCGTAGGAACATAAGAAGAACTGAATTTAGAGTGCGGACAAATGTTGAGAAGAACGAAACCCTAGCTTCTGAGTGCCACGATGAGCAGAATGAGAATCCGGTTCCCAATGGATTGGCAAGGGAGATCCCGGTGAGAAATGTGAACAGAAAGGAAGGTACAAATGATGCAAGTGATATTAATGGAGCAGATTCTTCATCTACATCTGCTCATTATTATAGTAAAACAGAGAGAATTGCACAGAAGGCTCCATCTTATGACAGGTCTCATTGTGGGTACAAGAAATCTAGAGCAGGTGGTATCCCCGAGGGAGACGCTAATACCTCGTTACATGCTGGAGTTGTACGCATCGTTAGGCAGCAAGGCGTTGAAATGCCTGTTGATGCAGATGGTTTCATTGAAGTCAGGTCCAAGAAGCAGATCATGAGTGTCAGGAGAGAGCAGAGGGAGAAAGAAAATAGATCCAAAATAAGGATGGCAAAG GCTCCCCGCAAGCAGCATCAAACGTCTCTACACAGCTCTAGCAGTTCAAGTATTTATAAGGGGACACTTTCTTTGGGTGGGGAACCTGCGAAGAAAGTTTCTTCGGGTTCTGTCCTTGCAGTTGAAGGAAGGGTCCTTGATCACGCCGAACCATCATCTTCATTCATGGGTGATACAGCTTCAATGACACCCATAGGGCGGCCACCTTCAGCTAACACAGGACCTCGTACAAATTACCATGCAAAGAA GCCTATCCGAAGCCAGGCAACCTCCGACTTGATAACTTCTAGTGCCGCAACAAAGCTTGTGGCATGCTTATCAGAAAGCAATAATAAAACATCGTCCATTGGCACTCCATTTAACATGGGCAACTGGGATAGTTCACAAACGAACCAGCAG GTTATGCCATTAACTCAAATTCAACTTGAGGAAGCAATGAAACCAGCAAAGTTTGAACAAGGAGGTTCTGGCTTTCCTTTGGAGTCCAATAATGCTCTATCTCCTACAGTAACCATGGACATGGCATACACATCATCTGCTAGCCCTATCAATTCTCTTTTGGCTGGGGAGAAGATTCAGTTTG TTACCTCGCCAACCGTACTGGCTCCCATCACCCGAACAATTTCAAATGGGCTTGGTGCTCCAGGTTCATCTTGGTCTGAAATGAAGATTGACCGAAATTTGCCTGGTGATAACAGTACTGCTGCTGTTTTGTTCGATAAGGAGAAGGCTACTACTAAAGATCAATGTCCAAACtcagaggaggttgaagctcaagcTGAGGCTGAAGCAGCTGCTTCTGCTGTGGCTGTTGCAGCTATTTGTACTGATGAGGCAGTTGGAACTGAAGCTTCTGCTTCAGACAAAAATAGCTTTAGCAGTAAGGATCTCACTCGGTTAACAGCCGGAG CAGGGGCAATAACAGGTCAACCTGGTCAATCATCTGGAGAGGAGCCACTGACGGTTGCTCTTCCAGCAGACCTGTCAGTTGACACTCCGTCaatgtccctgtggccttctttacCAAGCCCACAGGTGCCAGGGCCAACGCTTTCTCAGTTCCCCATTGCACAGCCGTCTCACTTCTCTTGCTTCGAGATGAACACAATGTTAGGAGCACATCCTTTTGCATTTGGGCCAAGTGATGAATCTGCCGGCACTTTGGGTCAACAGCCTCAAAGAAGCAACGCTTTGCCTTCAGCACAGTTGGGTGCTTGGCCATCTATGGTGGATTCATTTTATCGTCCCCCTACTGGATTCGCTGGTCCTTTCATTAGCCCTGGAGGAATCCCAGGCGTGCAAGGTCCTCCACATATGGTGGTCTACAACCACTTTGCCCCACTTGGGCAATTTGGTCAGATGGGGCTTGGTTTTATGGGAGCCACTTACATTCCTGGTGACAAGCAGCCTGATTGGAAGCAAAACCAAGGACCTTCTGTTGGCATCAGCCAGAGTGATCCAAACAACCAAAATGTGCTACCTGGTCAAGTAACCTCACCCAGTTTTCCTACTCAAGTGCCACATCTACGTGCAACTTCTATCATGCCAATCCCATCCCCGCTGACAATGTTTGACATGGCTTCATTCCAG TCATCTGCGAAAATACAGGTGCAACCTTGTTGGCCACGTGTGCCTATGCACTCTGTCCCGTTGTCAGTGCAACTGCAACGGCATCCAATAGATGGTACAGCGGCATCACAGTATGTTGATAATGTGGTAATTGACAAGTCAAGTACAAATGAGCGGTTCCAGGAGCCCTCAACATCAGATAGCAACAAGAGTTTCCCAAGTATAGCTGCCTCCCAGTCATCGGATGTTAAACAGCCAGCCTCAAGCAGTTCAGATGCTCGAACTGCTGAGCCTTCATTTGTCCGGAAAGGTGTGATCGGCAATGAAGTCCCAAATAGCAACCCCAAGTCTGGTCAAGTTGCCAAGATGCCCCCCAAGCCACACCAGTCTTCATTACCATCGGATCAACAGTTCAAACATCCAGTTAATAATAATCAGGATCGTCTGGCCAGGGTTACCCAAAGGGCTGGAACTGTGAATGAATGGCAACGTCGGTCAGGACATCCGGGGAGGAGCTCTGGTTCCGACAAGAAATATGGCACTGGTAGGATGAAGCAGATCTATGTTGCCAAATCGTCATCAACAAGTAGCCAGGCCCCATCAAGCTAA